The region gtggggtgggcaggttcCGGGCTGCAGATGGTGACTGACCCCAGTGGGCGAATTACAGCCCAGTGCTTCGGACCCTGGCCCGCCGGAACCCCACCATGACCCGGGAGGAGGTCCTGCAGCGGGGCGTGCAGAAGTGGCATTGTCTAAGCAAGTCAGAGCGCAGCATCTACTATGTGATGGCGGGAAGGTGAGTCAGGGCCCTGGGCCAAGGGCAGGATGAAGACCTGTACCCCTCTGGGATCATGCCACCCCCACTTTGGGAGGCTGGCTACTCGtttcccctgccccagagccccacctgTCCAGACGCTGACCTTTTCTGTCTAGACATGAAGGTCTCAGGACATTGGGGGGGGGTTCAGACACTGGCCCTGGGGCTGTACATGGGGTCGGGTgtcccaggcagcctgcctccccaccatgGCCGGGGCCATGACACCCCATGCCCTCTCCGTCTGACCTCTCCATTGACTGCTTCTCTGCCTGGGCCCGGGAGGCCTCCTCCTCAAGGGACCGTGCCTCCCTCGCCCCAGGTTCATGGAGTTCGAGGCCGAGGAGGCGAGGCAATGTCAGAACGCACAGTGGATGAAGGCGGCGCAGGGCGTGCCTCATCCAGCACCCCTCAGGCCTGTTCCTCGGGCGCCCTCAGCCCCAGAGCGGGGCCAGAAGCGAGGTATGCCACCGTGTTCCCCCGGAGCCaaaggccagaggcagtgggagCCTGGGAAGGCTGCGGTCCCCAACACGGTCCTACTCATCCCGGGCGCATTGGGCAGTGACCTCGATGCCATCAGTAGCGTGGGGTCTCCCTTGGTCCCGACGGGAATGGGCCAGGTTTAGGACATGGCCACCCCCCTCTGCCCTGATCAGAGACCCACAAGGGGtgctggaaggggcagggggctgggaggagggcgggcctccctccccagcatgAAGCCCTCGGAGGCCCTGTGTCCCCTTCCACACCTTGGTGCCTGCGGACCAGCTGGCCATGACCCCCCACGGGAATGTCCCCGAGCTCCGTCCTCCCTGAGCACGCTCAGTGCTGGGTAGGTGCGGCCAGGCTACCCACactccttccctgcaccctcctcAGCACGCATCCGCGAGAAGGCCAGCGCCGGGGCCCAGTCCGCCAACGCCCAGCCACCGCGATGCCGGCAGAGCCCGCACACCGAGGCGCCGACGGAGATCCCCCTCGAGGCCGTGGCAGAGGGCCTGGAGAtcatggaggggctgctggggcccagcGGCCCAACTCAGGGGCTGCCCGGTGAAGAACGTGGGGAGGATAGCTCCAAGCCgccacagggagaggagggcgTCTATCCAGACGCGGGTCTCCTGACCTACATCAATGAGCTTTGTGCCCAGGGAGACTTTCTCAACAAGGTAGGCTGGCCCTGGCCAGGGTGCTACAGGATTTCAGGGAGCGGCACTCCCACCACCCATGTCGGGGTGGTGCCCAGGCAGCTGGAATTAAGTTGTTCTTATTCCTCAgctctgatgtgtgtgtgtgtgtgtgtgtgtgtgtgtgtgtgtgtgtgtgtgtgcatgcgtgtgcgggtgcgtgtgtgtgacagtggatgtgcatatgtatctgtgtaaatgtatgtgtgtgtctgagtgttgtaCAGGGGTAAACCAGGTGAGCCAGGGTTGTGCGGGGTGTTGGTGTGCAtgcttgtgtgtgcgtgtgtgtgcataggtACCTGTGTATGTACTTGTGTGGCTGTGCATATGTTTGCGTGCACGTCTCGTGTGGGGTGTGTGGCATGCACACATGTACGTGTGTATAtgctgtgcgtgtgcatgtgtgcctgtggtCGGGGACCGTGACCACGTCTTTCCAACACCTCCTTGttgtggaggctggggctggtctcTGCTTTTCCCTCGCCCTCTGGGTCCTCTGGGTGCCCAGGGGATTCCCTCCAAGGATGCTCACAGCCTCTTCCTTCTGGGCCAGGCGGACGCAGTTCTGCACCCACGCTTCCTGGCGGAGTTGCCCTGCCCGGAAGCCCAGCTGGATCTCTTGGCCCTCGctgaggagctggagcaggaggaaggactgtctttggcacaggtgagctgggaaagggaaggaaacaggtgaGCCTGGAGAGAGGCAGCCCGGGTGTGCCAGGGCAGGGGACCCCAGGACAGGATTCCTTCCTGACCGTTCCCCTGCGTTGCATGGCAGAAGtggcagggagggcctctctgagggtgggggccgggcaggagtacggcagggagaggatggggggagccggggaggagagagaggacgcCGGCCGGGGCACCAAGCTGGGGGGTGAGGTTGGCAGGAGAGCCGCAGCGGCTGTCGTTGGCGTGGCACCGCCTCCGCCTCTCGGGCGGCCTCACGGTGCCCTCCCTCCTCGCAGCTGGAGCAGAAGCGACTCCTGGAACTGAAGCAGGAGGAGGGTGTGCAGGCCCCCGCGAGTCACGGCACACCCCGACTGGACTCAAGGCCTTCTGGGTCTGAGGCCGGCCAGGATCCCCAGAGGCACGGCCATGGCCCCCAGCTAGGGGCCAGCGACCAAGCCTGCCCACCAGAGTCTGGTTGCGGGCAGCGCCAGGCGCACAGCCGAGGAGACGCTGGCGTGTGGAGGCCCGAAGCCTTCGCTGCCTCTCCAGGACGCCAGGAGCCCCCTCCCCTGAAGGCTGGCTGGCGGCCCCATGCCCCCCAGGCTCGGTGCCGCACTTcgcccagcctggggcccaggctcGCCACTGCTCCGGGAGAGACCTGTCCTGCTCGGGAGCCCCTGGGGCCCACGGGCAGGCCCAGTGAGGGCGAGGAggagctccccagcctggccttcctcctggcaTCTCAGCACACACTGCCATCCTGGGGACTGCCCCAGAGTCCTACTCCAGGCTCAGACCTCCTCCGCCCTGGAGTACCCCAGGCCCGCTCTCCCCAGAAGCcgggcctcagccccgctggccctccagctggcaagGCCAGCAGTCGGGCCCCGTgtgcaggcccagcccctgctgggaagACACCCCTGCCAGGGGCCAGCCTCGGGGTCGCTGGGGGACCAGCcttggctctggggctgggctgcccctCACAGCCCCGGAAGAGAAGGGGGGACCCTTTCGGCACAGGGAAGGGTAGGAAGCGGCCCTGCAGCCAGTAGGGAGGAGTCGGCCCTCCAGGGCAGCTTCGGGCTCCTCCACATCCCAGTCCTGatcctggctgctgtgggacagggagggtggggtgggagaggtgggagggcagggcccctgggggtGGCTGGTTGGGGGGTGGGATAAGAGGGTGGTGGGAAAGGTGTGGGGCGGTGGGGGTGTTCAGCCCATTTGGGCCTTGtatgcaaatgcaaataaagccTGTTTTGTCACGAAAGGCTCGGCGTCTCTGCCCCTAGTGGCATCTGGGCTTCTCCACGGGAAGGGGCGCCGAAAGCAGGAAGGTCCCGGGCTCCGGGACCCAAGGCGATGATGTCCCCGTTCCCCCTCCACATTCATGTGCATTCTCCAGATGGCTCCCGATTGCCCACCGCCCGCATAagccctcccccgccccacctctgccctcctggaggcCGCTTTTGGGAGTCCCCAGGACACAGCGTCATCACAGGACCCCAAACTTCGAAGGATGGCAGCTGCTTTGGCCCTGTGCTCTCTGCAGCACCAGCCCACTTTCTGGACAGAGCCTGCAGACAGCCGTTGTCTAGAGGGGGCCCTCCCTTTCTCGCTGAAGCGGGCTGGGGCGCTGGGGGATGCTCAGGCATCAGGGTCTCCTGGGGGgctgagcagagaggaaaggcatgTCATGAGGGGACAGGCTCCACAACCGACGTGGAAGGCCCATCCTCCGGCCTCGGTGGGCGCATGAAATGTGTGGGCTGGTGGACAGTCCCTCTTCCCTCAGCACAGAGAGGGCATCGGGCTGGGAAGGAGAATCGGGGCACTCAGAAAGGAGATTGGGCGGGGGGGGGCACCTCGTCTCTCTGGGGGATTTCTGTGCAGGAGCGTCCCGTCCACTGAGGTAGGAGGCCCCATGTAGCTGTGGCCTGAGaggctggcctcagggcctttgcatttcaaCGATGCCCACACTGCTGTCCCATCGCCTCCCCCCAGGGCTGGACCTTCTGTGAATAGGGTAATTTGGTGCTTTTGTTTAGACACATGACTGGTttctatatgttgattttgtattctgcaagttTGCCAAATTGGTTTAtgagttctaagagtttttgCTGTTGACacttcagggttttctacatgTATGATCGTGACATGCATGagcagagatagttttacttcttttctgatttggatgccttttatttctttttctcccctaattCCCCTGACTGGGCCTTTCGGTGCTATTGAATAGAAACAGTGAGGGTGGGCACCTTTGCCTTCTGCCTAACgttagaagaaaagatttcagtttttcatcagtgagtatgcttgttgtgggtttttcatatatgcctttattgtgttgaagtacattccttctacacccaatttgttgagagtttgtaccgtgcaaggggtgctgaattttctcaagtcCCATTTCTGCATCGATAGAGATAgcttattttattccttccttttgttaattcagTGTGTCACATTCATTTGGGTATGTTGAACTGTCCTTATATCCCAGGaacaaatcttacttgatcattgtgtatgatccttttaatgtggtgttgaatttgatttgctacaattttgttgaggatttttccatctatgcttatcagggatattggcctgtaattttactgtattgtattgtattgtccTGTCTAGCTTCAGTATCACGTAATGCTGGTCAtctaaatgagtttgtaagtgctCCCTCCTATCCAATTTTTTGGGACCATTTaaggactttttacatttctctttaagtgttcggtggagttcaccagtgaagccatgccatcttgaactttgctgtttggggaggtttttaaaaattgattcaatctcatttgttgttggtgtgttcagactttctatttgagcttgattcagttttggtggattatgtttctaagaatttatccgtttcttccaggtcatccaatttgttggcacataGCTGTCCATAATTATCTGCTATGACCCCTTTTATTTCTGAGTCATCATCCGGGGCCGCCTCAGCTCGGCGCCGAGAGCCCGCGAGGTGCTGGAGGCCGGCAGCCGCCCGAGCGTCCCCGCCCACCCCCGGCAGCGAGGACGCGGCGGCCACGTCCCCGCCCGCGCTGGGCGGGGCTAGCCGCCGCGGACCCCCGACCGGCCGCTCGGCCGttggccccgccccgcgcgctCGTGCGCAGCGCGAGCGGTCCGCCGCAAGGGATCCTGGGAGCCGTTGGAGCCGCTGGTCCGCGCGCCCGGAGCCCGCCCGCTCCCTGGGCGTGTGGCGCGCGTGCGCGCGACGCGCGAGGCGAAGCGGGAATCCGCGGCTGGCAGGACCCGGCTTCAGGGTCCCGGGGCGTCGGA is a window of Manis pentadactyla isolate mManPen7 chromosome 3, mManPen7.hap1, whole genome shotgun sequence DNA encoding:
- the LOC130683109 gene encoding NUT family member 2G-like → MTPFISESSSGAASARRREPARCWRPAAARASPPTPGSEDAAATSPPALGGASRRGPPTGRSAVGPAPRARAQRERSAARDPGSRWSRWSARPEPARSLGVWRACARRARRSGNPRLAGPGFRVPGRRSRASFPPPVDCAPPARTLRSAAGPTHRGLAASQPSCLTGLTGLLHFVSPSRHLLSACRFPGEHAFAWRVAGTPSSGTVNLGTFVSSFTVMPSAPPVLGPPHWAPWQQHPPNILGPVLPPGSTLVLPTLPSTPLVAAQASCGPGWPGACNVTVHFLAASGVKTILPAPPAWSTQASDEGWSLHRPPRAAVPAAQLASGGLPALASPRPPGAARNSGPACSQPTASPGNACHRTSVNEKFRRWQHCKPLARRHLPQSPDAEALSCFLIPVLRTLARRNPTMTREEVLQRGVQKWHCLSKSERSIYYVMAGRFMEFEAEEARQCQNAQWMKAAQGVPHPAPLRPVPRAPSAPERGQKRARIREKASAGAQSANAQPPRCRQSPHTEAPTEIPLEAVAEGLEIMEGLLGPSGPTQGLPGEERGEDSSKPPQGEEGVYPDAGLLTYINELCAQGDFLNKADAVLHPRFLAELPCPEAQLDLLALAEELEQEEGLSLAQLEQKRLLELKQEEGVQAPASHGTPRLDSRPSGSEAGQDPQRHGHGPQLGASDQACPPESGCGQRQAHSRGDAGVWRPEAFAASPGRQEPPPLKAGWRPHAPQARCRTSPSLGPRLATAPGETCPAREPLGPTGRPSEGEEELPSLAFLLASQHTLPSWGLPQSPTPGSDLLRPGVPQARSPQKPGLSPAGPPAGKASSRAPCAGPAPAGKTPLPGASLGVAGGPALALGLGCPSQPRKRRGDPFGTGKGRKRPCSQ